A portion of the Corticium candelabrum chromosome 5, ooCorCand1.1, whole genome shotgun sequence genome contains these proteins:
- the LOC134179377 gene encoding phosducin-like protein: MDDSKRNNYVSSSDDERESGDDDNLLIAKESSVGPPKVLSNPASGPKTGPKGVIRDYEHYQELREKEEQWKKQQQKAPSRKPPSRMQPVTGQADDDLFAELELELESDPFVNEYREKRLRQMQVAAATAAQHKQNAFGSVVDVSADTFLEVVDNENPAVYVIVHVYDNSVDACSAMNGCLACLASDYPDTKFCRLKASNAQVSHKFESDGLPALLVYRGGQLIGNFVRLSDQLGDDFYASDVENFLVYHNCLPKSDKSQPNLE; encoded by the coding sequence ATGGACGATTCGAAAAGAAACAACTATGTTTCTTCTTCAGACGACGAGAGAGAAAGTGGAGATGAcgataatttattaattgcaAAGGAATCGAGTGTGGGGCCCCCTAAGGTGCTCTCTAATCCTGCCAGTGGACCAAAGACGGGACCGAAAGGCGTAATACGAGATTACGAACATTACCAAGAGTtgagagagaaagaagaacaatggaaaaaacagcagcagaaagCGCCATCGAGGAAACCACCGTCTCGAATGCAACCGGTCACTGGCCAAGCTGATGACGATCTGTTTGCTGAGCTCGAACTGGAGCTGGAGTCTGACCCGTTTGTAAACGAGTATAGAGAGAAGCGTTTGAGACAGATGCAAGTAGCTGCTGCCACAGCTGCACAGCACAAGCAGAATGCATTTGGCAGTGTAGTCGACGTCTCGGCTGACACTTTCCTGGAAGTTGTAGACAATGAGAATCCAGCTGTCTACGTTATTGTACACGTCTATGACAATTCTGTGGATGCATGCAGTGCTATGAATGGTTGCTTGGCGTGTCTGGCATCCGACTACCCTGACACAAAATTCTGCCGTTTAAAAGCATCGAATGCCCAAGTCAGCCACAAGTTTGAATCAGACGGACTACCTGCTTTGTTGGTGTATAGAGGCGGTCAACTAATAGGAAACTTTGTCCGGTTGTCGGATCAATTAGGCGATGATTTCTATGCTTCAGATGTTGAAAACTTTTTAGTATATCATAATTGCCTTCCAAAGAGTGACAAATCACAGCCAAATCTAGAATAG
- the LOC134179375 gene encoding BRO1 domain-containing protein BROX-like — protein MAHWFHRNPLKATSSVNFDVYRSGTTNSDASKLLADLKGKRRKLLELIRTPESELADVTTFTTEYLSTLRGIIQGSVEESGREEGVRHLVVFRWTNTVQGKKVSELMDAQFELVSVLVNVALWHMKHAAHLAANPEISMEEAKEVHRTLRIGAGMFTLLKDSEVQTLHDTGDKGADTDVRILDAYIMQCQAEAQEVTLARAIELKHKHSLVSALAAETSKMFMIGGDSLTTLDQLQVGKWHKYMAIKDAFYKAYAYCYLGLDVLAQDKCGEAIACLRESSRLYAAAEKLSKEYASMKGPGTHCRPHEHVFFRKLGPLVKSTLEKCEHENGFIYFHKVPDQPPELPVKATFGLASAEPYALPPVNPAWTEDALKSLKSGKTPHDKPEGAAVAEEIKPIPEPNVSTEPAPAPSTSSGCVVS, from the exons ATGGCACACTGGTTCCACAGAAATCCTCTCAAAGCCACGTCATCCGTCAACTTCGATGTCTATCGGTCAGGAACTACAAACTCAGATGCCTCAAAACTTTTAGC AGACTTGAAAGGGAAACGTAGGAAGCTGTTAGAACTCATTAGGACGCCAGAGTCGGAATTGGCCGACGTGACGACGTTTACAACGGAGTATTTGAGCACTTTGCGTGGTATCATTCAGGGCAGTGTGGAGGAGTCCGGACGAGAAGAAGGTGTGCGTCATTTGGTTGTATTCCGATGGACAAATACAGTACAAGGAAAAAAAGTTAG TGAACTAATGGATGCTCAGTTTGAGTTGGTGTCCGTTCTGGTCAACGTAGCTCTGTGGCATATGAAACATGCCGCTCATCTTGCTGCCAACCCTGA AATCTCAATGGAAGAGGCAAAAGAAGTGCATCGGACGTTAAGAATAGGCGCAGGGATGTTCACTCTGTTGAAA GACTCTGAAGTGCAGACACTCCATGACACTGGAGATAAGGGAGCCGACACTGATGTACGCATTCTGGATGCTTATATTATGCAATGTCAAGCTGAGGCTCAAGAAG TGACATTGGCTCGTGCGATTGAATTGAAACACAAGCACTCGCTCGTATCGGCACTTGCTGCAGAAACATCCAAGATGTTCATGATTGGGG GTGATAGCCTGACAACATTGGATCAGCTGCAAGTTGGAAAATGGCATAAATACATGGCAATCAAAGATGCTTTCTACAAGGCATAT GCTTACTGCTACCTGGGATTGGATGTTCTTGCTCAAGACAAGTGTGGAGAGGCTATTGCTTGTTTACGAGAGAGCAGCCGTT TGTATGCAGCAGCTGAGAAGCTGAGTAAAGAGTATGCAAGTATGAAAGGCCCTGGAACTCATTGCAGACCTCACGAGCACGTTTTCTTTCGAAAGCTCGGACCACTAGTCAAGAGCACACTTGAGAAATGTGAACACGAGAATGGATTTAT ttattTTCATAAAGTGCCTGATCAGCCTCCAGAGTTACCAGTGAAGGCAACGTTTGGTCTTGCCAGTGCTGAGCCTTATGCTCTCCCACCTGTCAATCCTGCATGGACAGAAGATGCCTTGAAGTCACTGAAATCGGGTAAAACACCACATGATAAGCCAGAG gGTGCTGCTGTGGCTGAAGAGATCAAACCCATTCCTGAGCCGAATGTGTCAACAGAGCCTGCTCCAGCGCCTTCAACAAGCTCTGGTTGTGTCGTATCTTAG
- the LOC134179376 gene encoding protein STPG4-like, with product MYAQPIIHQDRIRRRDSISPGRTTSAHTRLSSTRKTISRPSSSPPADTKHAEERANSREWWRSYIKDTPNPGAYDIKDFLHYLEQRPGSYNFKGQGRQGKLLNFLEPGDHGPYLLPGCYNTKDFVEEASTRQWSYNFKSIDRETGPKIGHGCGDKEISTSPNQYVIPDAWGEQVTGSRYAAFKSETKRFPSAPFKPKDGPSPGDYNPNHVVVSRKAPAVTSSFKSVVPRFYLKESRVPGPGTYTKILQTPMPKMVAQMGRHHGIFFQSLSVYS from the exons ATGTACGCGCAACCTATTATTCATCAGGATCGAATAAGACGACGAGACTCTATCTCTCCTGGTCGTACAACGTCAGCACACACGAGATTGTCTAGCACCAGGAAG ACTATTTCAAGGCCATCTTCCAGTCCTCCTGCAGATACTAAACATGCGGAAGAGCGCGCAAACAGCAGAGAATGGTGGCGATCATACATCAAG GACACTCCAAATCCTGGAGCATACGATATAAAAGACTTTCTCCATTACCTTGAACAACGACCGGGCTCGTATAACTTCAAGGGCCAAGGAAGGCAGGGTAAACTCCTTAACTTTCTGGAGCCCGGTGACCATGGACCATATTTGCTGCCTGGTTGCTACAACACCAAAGACTTTGTAGAGGAAGCGTCTACACGACAGTGGTCGTACAATTTCAAATCAATCGACCGTGAAACAGGGCCAAAGATTGGGCATGGATGTGGAGACAAA GAAATAAGTACAAGCCCAAACCAGTATGTTATTCCTGATGCTTGGGGAGAACAAGTAACAGGCTCCAG ATATGCAGCATTCAAGTCTGAAACAAAACGGTTTCCGTCAGCTCCATTCAAACCA AAAGACGGTCCTTCACCGGGGGATTATAATCCTAATCACGTCGTTGTAAGCCGGAAAGCACCAGCAGTCACATCGAGTTTTAAATCAGTGGTGCCTCGTTTCTATCTCAAGGAATCG AGAGTGCCTGGTCCTGGGACATACACAAAGATTTTACAGACACCAATGCCCAAGATGGTAGCACAAATGGGACGGCATCATGGCATATTTTTCCAGAGTCTATCCGTTTACAGCTGA